A stretch of the Oncorhynchus clarkii lewisi isolate Uvic-CL-2024 chromosome 9, UVic_Ocla_1.0, whole genome shotgun sequence genome encodes the following:
- the LOC139416414 gene encoding bromodomain and PHD finger-containing protein 3, translating into MRKPRRRGHLAGGGDAGGRKAYQAGRGRGGARQRSPSPYSLKVSPTRETLTYSQAQKVVEVDLDGRLHRISIVDPLTVITEDEMTAQDITECNSNKENSEQPVAPASANPGRKPPAMPRGRKKDSKHSSSTSSSSSSTPQNHCPNSHSQPHNNKTNSSHHHHQTPLPEPTFRMLEAFIPCAAPSLPTAYYRYIERSAEEQEAEAEYDMDEEDAAWLEMVNARRASDGHATVSPDTFELLVDRLEEESYREARSRAPSQSAIDDDAFCCVCLDDECLNSNVILFCDACNLAVHQECYGVPYIPEGQWLCRCCLQSPQRPVDCVLCPNRGGAFKQTSDGRWAHVVCAIWIPEVCFANTVFLEPVEGVDNIPPARWKLTCYLCKQKGRGAAIQCHKANCYTAFHVTCAQRAGLFMKIDPVRETNVNGTTFSVKKTAFCEVHSPPGQEGGAGGSDEEDPTGRAVGGRASRGRSAYTEAPQVQKRSKKEGKHGKRKGKKGLEVAANRAATTPMVAVPQIPTQRLNTICKGILVQRKNQFMQRLHNYWLLKRQSRNGVALIRRLHSHVQSQRHIEQPEPDEKVCAVREELKYWQKLRQDLERARLLVELIRKREKLKREQVKVHQAALELQLTPMQVLLRSTLDQLQEKDAGQIFAQPVNLKEVPDYLEFISQPMDFSTMRSKLEAHSYNSLAHLEVDFNLTVANCLLYNAKDTLFHRAALRLRDLGGAILRHAQRQAHNTGLDPATGMHLAESPQKHDYYRCTWEDVDTLLDPENRLHMSPEEQLKELLDKLDVVATMRSSGARTRRIRLLRREINSIRYRQGQHHRNSLLNGDVKDEEEEGKDAEADNGLSSDKEDLKCTPPPTLEPTCLAPPPMQGDAPLEPPTLRPMTGELRTLGHPKKRLKLDSESSDSGSLTLDATRNKNCTKAEEAPSLYCGGLVVNGLSDTLSPRPATAGVGRRTSVLFKKAKNGAKLLREKDSLGGSVPLTPNSALSTPLSTPSKIPQQTSFTTPERGTPSQGAISEGELDKTPNHTPETRLTNGFKRDKDGGSDSDCSPPPILHKEISAPPKRSLGKPALSKVPFFETVTGDADYTATGSGILMPFENVVALEPLDLVWAKCRGYPSYPALIIDPEMPQEGLFHNGVPIPVPPLDVLQLGEQRTEEAGEKLFLVLFFDNKRTWQWLPQDKVTPLGVDDTGDKLRMMEGRKTTIRKSVQVAYDRAMVHLSRVRRDQAFVPSNYL; encoded by the exons ATGAGGAAGCCACGGCGGAGGGGCCACCTGGCCGGGGGAGGGGATGCGGGTGGGAGAAAGGCTTACCAAGCTGGTAGGGGACGAGGTGGGGCCCGGCAGCGCTCCCCTTCACCCTACAGCCTCAAGGTGTCCCCAACCAGAGAGACACTGACTTATTCCCAGGCCCAGAAAGTGGTGGAAGTAGACTTGGATGGCAGGCTCCACCGGATCTCCATCGTGGACCCTCTGACAGTCATCACAGAGGACGAGATGacggcccaggacatcactgAGTGCAACAGCAACAAAGAGAACAGTGAACAGCCCGTAGCACCTGCCAGTGCTAACCCCGGACGCAAGCCGCCCGCCATGCCCAGAGGCCGCAAGAAAGACTCCAAACATTCCTCCTCCACATCATCgtcctcttcctccacacctcAGAACCACTGCCCCAACTCTCACTCACAACCCCACAACAACAAGACTAACTCCTCACACCACCATCATCAGACGCCCCTTCCCGAGCCCACCTTCCGCATGCTGGAGGCCTTCATCCCCTGTGCGGCGCCTTCTCTGCCCACAGCCTACTACCGCTACATAGAGCGCTCGGCAGAGGAGCAGGAGGCAGAGGCAGAGTATGACATGGACGAGGAGGACGCGGCCTGGCTGGAGATGGTGAACGCCAGGCGGGCGTCAGACGGCCACGCCACAGTCTCCCCTGACACTTTCGAACTGCTGGTGGACCGCCTGGAGGAGGAGTCTTACCGGGAGGCTCGCAGCCGGGCCCCCTCTCAGAGCGCCATCGACGACGATGCCTTCTGCTGCGTGTGCCTGGACGACGAGTGCCTCAACAGCAACGTCATCCTCTTCTGTGACGCCTGCAACCTGGCTGTGCACCAGGAGTGCTACGGCGTGCCCTACATCCCAGAGGGCCAGTGGCTGTGCCGCTGCTGCCTGCAGTCGCCCCAGCGGCCTGTGGATTGTGTGCTATGCCCCAACCGGGGTGGCGCTTTCAAGCAGACCAGTGACGGGCGCTGGGCCCACGTGGTGTGTGCCATCTGGATCCCAGAGGTGTGCTTCGCCAACACTGTTTTCCTGGAACCTGTGGAAGGGGTGGACAACATCCCGCCCGCCCGCTGGAAGCTCACTTGCTACCTTTGCAAGCAGAAGGGTCGTGGCGCTGCCATCCAGTGCCACAAGGCCAACTGCTACACAGCCTTCCATGTCACGTGCGCCCAGCGTGCCGGGCTCTTCATGAAGATTGACCCCGTGCGGGAAACCAACGTCAACGGCACCACCTTCTCGGTGAAGAAGACAGCCTTCTGTGAGGTGCACTCGCCGCCGGGCCAGGAGGGGGGAGCAGGGGGGTCGGACGAGGAGGATCCCACAGGGAGGGCGGTGGGGGGCCGGGCCAGCCGGGGGCGCAGTGCATACACAGAGGCCCCACAGGTGCAGAAGCGGAGCAAGAAGGAGGGCAAGCACgggaagaggaaggggaagaaGGGTCTGGAGGTGGCTGCCAACCGCGCCGCCACTACACCGATGGTCGCAGTTCCACAGATCCCCACTCAAAG GTTGAACACCATCTGCAAAGGGATTCTGGTCCAGAGGAAGAACCAGTTCATGCAAAGGCTGCACAACTATTGGCTCCTGAAACGCCAGTCACGGAACGGGGTCGCACTCATTCGTCGTCTGCACTCCCATGTCCAATCACAGAGGCACATTGAACAG CCGGAGCCTGATGAGAAGGTGTGTGCTGTGAGGGAGGAGCTGAAGTACTGGCAGAAGTTGCGACAGGACCTGGAAAGAGCCCGGCTATTGGTGGAGCTCATCCGCAAGCGGGAGAAACTGAAGAGAGAGCAG GTCAAGGTTCACCAGGCGGCCCTGGAGCTACAGCTGACCCCAATGCAGGTGCTGCTGCGCTCCACACTGGACCAGCTGCAGGAGAAAGATGCAGGCCAGATCTTTGCACAGCCCGTCAACCTCAAGGAG gtcccAGACTACCTGGAGTTCATCAGCCAGCCCATGGACTTCTCCACCATGCGCTCCAAGCTGGAAGCCCACAGTTACAACTCGCTGGCCCACCTGGAGGTAGACTTCAACCTGACTGTGGCCAACTGCCTGCTGTACAACGCCAAGGATACACTGTTCCACCGTGCTGCCCTACGTCTCCGTGACCTGGGGGGTGCAATCCTCCGTCACGCCCAGCGACAGGCCCACAACACTGGCCTAGACCCGGCCACGGGCATGCATCTTGCAGAGTCGCCCCAGAAACACGACTACTACCGCTGCACCTGGGAGGACG TGGACACCCTGCTGGACCCCGAGAACCGTCTGCACATGTCTCCTGAGGAGCAGCTGAAGGAGCTGCTGGACAAGCTGGACGTGGTGGCCACCATGCGCTCCAGCGGCGCCCGCACCCGCCGCATCCGCCTCCTGCGCCGCGAGATCAACAGCATCCGGTACCGACAGGGCCAGCACCACCGCAACTCGCTCCTCAACGGAGATGtcaaagatgaagaggaggaggggaaagacgCAGAGGCTGACAACGGCCTGTCTTCAGATAAAG AGGACCTCAAATGTACCCCTCCCCCAACGCTGGAGCCAACGTGCCTGGCACCTCCCCCTATGCAGGGAGATGCACCCCTGGAGCCCCCCACGCTGCGCCCCATGACGGGggagctaaggaccctgggccATCCCAAAAAGCGCCTGAAATTGGACAGCGAGAGCTCAGATAGTGGTTCTTTAACCCTTGACGCTACAAGAAACAAGAATTGCACTAAAGCAGAAGAGGCGCCCAGTTTATACTGTGGCGGGTTGGTGGTCAATGGCCTTTCCGACACCTTGTCCCCACGCCCTGCCACCGCGGGAGTAGGGCGCCGGACTTCTGTGCTTTTCAAAAAAGCAAAGAACGGAGCAAAGCTgcttagagagaaagacagtctTGGCGGTAGTGTCCCCCTGACCCCCAATTCCGCTTTAAGTACCCCTTTATCTACCCCGTCTAAGATCCCCCAGCAGACCTCATTCACCACACCTGAACGGGGGACCCCTAGTCAAGGTGCCATCTCAGAGGGGGAGCTGGACAAGACCCCTAACCATACACCGGAGACTA GACTCACCAATGGGTTCAAAAGGGACAAAGATGGTGGTTCTGACTCAGACTGTAGCCCCCCACCAATCCTTCACAAAGAAAT CAGCGCACCACCCAAACGAAGCCTTGGAAAACCAGCACTTTCCAAAGTACCTTTCTTTGAGACTGTTACCGGGGATGCAGATTACACCGCTACAG GCAGTGGTATCCTGATGCCTTTTGAAAATGTAGTGGCGCTGGAGCCTCTGGACTTGGTCTGGGCCAAGTGTCGGGGATACCCCTCCTACCCTGCATTG ATCATTGACCCTGAGATGCCCCAGGAGGGTTTGTTTCACAACGGGGTCCCCATCCCTGTGCCCCCACTGGACGTCCTGCAGCTGGGGgagcagaggacagaggaggctggGGAGAAGCTCTTTCTGGTGCTCTTCTTTGACAACAAGAGAACATG GCAGTGGCTCCCGCAGGACAAAGTGACTCCTCTGGGTGTGGACGACACGGGTGACAAGCTGCGTATGATGGAGGGTAGGAAGACCACCATCCGCAAGTCTGTGCAGGTGGCCTACGACCGCGCCATGGTCCACCTGAGCCGCGTGCGCCGGGACCAAGCCTTTGTCCCGTCAAACTACCTTTAG
- the LOC139416416 gene encoding mitogen-activated protein kinase 13 has product MESQTQYTREEINSTIWEVPEKYTRLKQIGTGAYGSVCSVINVKTTEKVAIKKLHRPFQSEIFAKRAYRELRLLKHMKHENVIGLLDVFTPAAGLDEFTDFYLVMPYMFTDLSKVKGLLTEDRVQFLVYQMLCGLRYIHKAGIIHRDLKPGNLAVNQDCELKILDFGLARHAEAEMTGYVVTRWYRAPEVILNWMHYTQTVDIWSVGCIMGEMINGKTLFKGKDYMDQLTQIMKVTGVPGPDFIQKLDSQEAKSYVRSLPHFPRKDFSKLFPRASAQAIDLLEKMLVLDGETRLTAESALTHPYFDGLRDPEDCPEPQPYDDSHDNATLPLEDWRRLSFKEVKSFVPFPRRDSKRRNTLTISP; this is encoded by the exons ATGGAGTCGCAGACACAGTACACCCGAGAGGAGATCAACAGCACGATATGGGAAGTGCCGGAGAAGTACACGCGATTGAAGCAAATTGGGACAGGGGCGTACGGTTCCGTATG CTCGGTAATAAATGTGAAGACCACTGAGAAAGTGGCCATTAAGAAGCTTCACCGGCCCTTCCAGTCTGAGATTTTTGCAAAGAGGGCTTATCGGGAGCTTCGACTGCTTAAACACATGAAACATGAAAAT GTGATAGGGCTTCTGGATGTGTTTACTCCTGCTGCTGGGCTTGATGAATTCACAGATTT CTACCTGGTGATGCCTTACATGTTCACCGACCTCTCCAAAGTCAAAGGACTTCTCACTGAAGACAGAGTGCAGTTCCTTGTCTATCAGATGCTGTGTGGACTAAGG TACATTCACAAAGCTGGCATCATCCACAGG GACCTGAAGCCTGGTAACTTGGCTGTCAATCAAGACTGTGAATTAAAG ATCCTGGACTTTGGTCTTGCTCGCCATGCCGAGGCGGAGATGACGGGCTATGTTGTGACCCGCTGGTACCGGGCACCAGAGGTCATTCTAAACTGGATGCACTACACCCAGACTG TGGACATCTGGTCTGTGGGCTGTATCATGGGAGAGATGATCAATGGGAAGACGCTTTTCAAAGGGAAAGACT ACATGGATCAGCTGACTCAGATCATGAAAGTAACTGGAGTACCCGGTCCTGACTTCATTCAGAAACTGGACAGTCAGGAG GCAAAAAGCTATGTGCGGTCCCTCCCTCACTTTCCCAGAAAAGACTTCTCTAAGTTGTTCCCCAGAGCAAGTGCACAGG CGATTGACCTTCTTGAGAAGATGCTGGTTTTAGATGGTGAGACTCGGCTTACTGCTGAGAGTGCTCTGACACACCCGTATTTTGATGGCTTGAGAGATCCAGAGGACTGCCCTGAGCCACAGCCATATGATGACAGTCACGACAATGCCACGCTGCCTCTGGAGGATTGGAGGC GGTTATCCTTCAAAGAGGTGAAGAGCTTTGTGCCATTCCCACGACGGGACTCCAAGAGGCGAAACACACTGACAATTTCTCCGTGA